In Odontesthes bonariensis isolate fOdoBon6 chromosome 20, fOdoBon6.hap1, whole genome shotgun sequence, a genomic segment contains:
- the LOC142370442 gene encoding uncharacterized protein LOC142370442, translated as MDEKASFYTFGGIPATWQQPDQDQEPDTDTEIKPEPDQESGTETEIKPELDQDQEPGTGTEINPEPDQDQEPGTGTEIKPEPDRDQDQDQDQDQDHDHEPGTETEIKPEPDQDQEPDTETEFNPEPDQDQEPGTETKIKPEPDQDQEPGTETEIKPEPEPDQDQDQEPGTETEIKPERDQDQDQDQDQDQDQEPGTETEIKPEPDQDQEPGTETEIKPEPDQDQEPGTETEIKPEPDRDQDQDQEPGTETEIKPEPDRDQDQDQEPGTEISCREAEAAESCQQGEAEGEAAV; from the coding sequence ATGGATGAAAAAGCCAGTTTCTACACTTTCGGCGGCATCCCCGCCACCTGGCAGCAACCAGACCAAGACCAGGAGCCAGATACAGATACCGAAATTAAACCAGAACCGGACCAGGAGTCCGGTACAGAGACCGAAATTAAACCAGAActggaccaggaccaggagccCGGTACAGGGACCGAAATTAATCCAGAAccggaccaggaccaggagccCGGTACAGGGACCGAAATTAAACCAGAACCGGAccgggaccaggaccaggaccaggaccaggaccaggaccatgACCACGAGCCCGGTACAGAGACCGAAATTAAACCAGAAccggaccaggaccaggagccCGATACAGAGACCGAATTTAATCCAGAAccggaccaggaccaggagccCGGTACAGAGACCAAAAttaaaccagaaccagaccaggaccaggaacCTGGTACAGAGACCGAAAttaaaccagaaccagaaccagaccaggaccaggaccaggagccCGGTACAGAGACCGAAATTAAACCAGAAcgggaccaggaccaggaccaggaccaggaccaggaccaggaccaggagccCGGTACAGAGACCGAAATTAAACCAGAAccggaccaggaccaggaaccCGGTACAGAGACCGAAATTAAACCAGAAccggaccaggaccaggaaccCGGTACAGAGACCGAAATTAAACCAGAACCGGAccgggaccaggaccaggaccaggagccCGGTACAGAGACCGAAATTAAACCAGAACCGGAccgggaccaggaccaggaccaggagccCGGTACAGAGATCAGCTGTAGGGAAGCTGAGGCTGCAGAGAGCTGCCAGCAGGGAGAGGCAGAGGGGGAGGCGGCGGTGTGA